One Brassica napus cultivar Da-Ae chromosome A5, Da-Ae, whole genome shotgun sequence DNA window includes the following coding sequences:
- the LOC106451371 gene encoding transcription factor TCP10-like codes for MGLKGYSAGDGVGEIIEVPGGHIIRATGRKDRHSKVFTSKGPRDRRVRLAAHTAIQFYDVQDRLQYDRPSKAVDWLIKKAKAAIDKLETTQEPPENDTTKPGSSSSEPNLVDTQTQFVAANLDPEDAMKTFFPATTTTSGGGTNMNFQNYPHHHDADNIVSRTTTTPNLNQDLGLSLHPFQGNNINSTVVPETNNFATSHFETFGRISGWNHHDLTMTSSSSPSEQQEEQERGNGGFMVNLHHHQPSMMTLLNSQQQQVFLGGQQQQQRGTLQSSLFPHSFRSWDHHHQTTSDNHHHHHHNQASPVMFASSSQYGSHGMMMMQGLSFPIHGEEPTQPNSSSSPPNSHL; via the coding sequence ATGGGACTTAAAGGTTATAGCGCCGGAGATGGAGTAGGAGAGATAATAGAGGTTCCAGGTGGTCACATAATTCGAGCCACAGGACGAAAAGACCGTCACAGCAAAGTTTTCACATCTAAGGGTCCACGTGACCGGCGCGTGAGACTCGCAGCTCACACGGCGATTCAGTTCTACGATGTGCAAGACCGGTTACAGTATGACCGGCCAAGCAAAGCCGTGGACTGGCTCATCAAGAAAGCTAAAGCTGCCATCGATAAGCTCGAAACCACTCAAGAACCACCGGAGAATGATACTACTAAACCGGGATCTTCTTCTTCCGAGCCCAACTTGGTTGATACTCAAACGCAGTTTGTAGCGGCCAATCTTGATCCTGAAGACGCAATGAAAACGTTCTTCCCAGCGACAACAACTACAAGCGGCGGTGGTACGAACATGAATTTCCAAAACTACCCTCATCATCACGATGCCGACAATATAGTTTCAAGAACAACAACCACACCGAACCTAAATCAAGATCTTGGTCTCTCTCTTCACCCATTTCAAGGAAACAACATCAACAGCACAGTAGTCCCCGAGACCAACAACTTCGCCACGTCTCATTTCGAGACATTTGGGAGAATCTCTGGTTGGAACCATCACGACTTAACGATGACGTCATCGTCGTCACCATCTGAACAACAAGAAGAGCAAGAAAGAGGTAACGGTGGTTTCATGGTGAATCTTCACCATCATCAACCATCGATGATGACATTGCTTAACAGTCAGCAACAACAAGTGTTTCTTGGTggccaacaacaacaacaacgggGTACCCTTCAGTCCAGTTTATTCCCTCACTCGTTTCGTTCTtgggatcatcatcatcaaacaaCGTCGgacaatcatcatcatcatcatcacaatcAAGCTTCTCCTGTGATGTTTGCTTCTTCATCACAGTATGGTTCTCatgggatgatgatgatgcaagGCCTCAGCTTCCCCATCCATGGAGAAGAACCTACTCAAccaaactcttcttcttctcctccaaaCTCACATCTCTAA
- the LOC106453615 gene encoding cucumber peeling cupredoxin, whose product MKTTIMSLLIVVLPLIGLSHAASFYEVGDFNGWTTKMGVAYYKTWSSSKTFYVGDALIFQYNKDIHNVIEVNFRDYESCNPNSALARYKSEYEPVKLNRTGHYYFICGFTGHCEAGQKLEVLVMPASLQNTTIIQQNNTSSSNPKPDPVNAKPNPTPKPKPSPSPPLEDPLVVLPVDDATIASLPHNAVSNPRVWSGLSMLSLILLKSLVSS is encoded by the coding sequence ATGAAGACCACAATCATGAGTTTGTTAATTGTGGTATTACCACTAATCGGTTTATCTCATGCTGCATCCTTTTACGAGGTTGGAGACTTCAACGGATGGACGACAAAGATGGGGGTTGCCTATTACAAGACATGGTCTTCTTCAAAGACTTTCTACGTTGGAGATGCTCTCATCTTTCAATACAACAAGGATATCCACAACGTGATTGAAGTGAACTTCAGAGATTATGAATCGTGCAACCCTAACTCAGCTCTGGCCAGATATAAATCAGAGTATGAACCGGTTAAACTTAACAGAACCGGGCACTATTACTTCATATGCGGTTTTACTGGTCACTGCGAAGCTGGTCAAAAGCTGGAGGTCCTAGTCATGCCTGCTTCTCTGCAGAATACTACCATTATTCAACAAAACAACACCTcttcttctaaccctaaacctgaTCCTGTTAATGCTAAGCCTAATCCTACGCCTAAACCTAAACCTTCTCCTTCGCCACCTTTAGAGGATCCTCTTGTGGTTCTTCCAGTAGATGATGCAACGATTGCATCACTTCCTCACAATGCGGTCTCAAACCCTCGTGTGTGGAGTGGCTTAAGCATGCTCTCCTTAATTCTTCTAAAAAGCCTAGtttcttcttga
- the LOC125609405 gene encoding mavicyanin-like has translation MALIKNGSLFTSLMIFVALFGVAVGGTVHNVGDSKGWTMMGVDYEAWASSRTFQVGDSLVFVYSKDYHDVNEVTPNNFELCEPSNPLERYETGSDTVTLTNPGVHNFICGVPGHCDIGQKLQIVVLPASLGPVAAPVPRPVRSPSSFSSLSPSPSADSPVNNGPRYQMGPAPAPHSAASDSSAWMGFYSLISFFSLFILV, from the coding sequence ATGGCTTTGATCAAGAACGGATCCTTATTCACTTCTTTGATGATTTTTGTGGCACTCTTTGGAGTTGCAGTTGGAGGCACCGTTCACAATGTCGGAGACTCAAAAGGATGGACCATGATGGGCGTTGATTACGAGGCATGGGCTTCTTCAAGAACTTTTCAAGTCGGAGACTCTTTGGTCTTCGTATACAGCAAAGACTACCATGATGTCAACGAAGTCACTCCCAACAATTTCGAGCTGTGTGAACCATCTAATCCATTAGAAAGATACGAAACCGGGTCCGACACGGTCACTCTAACAAACCCAGGAGTCCACAACTTTATATGCGGAGTTCCTGGTCACTGCGACATCGGACAAAAGCTTCAAATAGTAGTGTTACCAGCCTCGTTGGGTCCTGTTGCAGCTCCTGTTCCTAGACCAGTCCGATCACCAAGCTCATTCTCGTCTCTTTCACCGTCTCCGTCGGCTGATTCACCGGTTAATAATGGTCCAAGGTACCAGATGGGGCCAGCACCAGCTCCACATAGTGCAGCTTCGGATTCTAGTGCGTGGATGGGATTCTACTCactaatttctttcttttctcttttcatCTTAGTTTGA